Part of the Janibacter endophyticus genome is shown below.
CGAGGATGTCGCCGAGGCCGCCACCGGTGGGACCGGCCGCCGGCCCGGCACCGGTGTCGGCCGGCGGGTTGGTGCCCGGGAGGACGCCGCCCTCGCGCCCGCCCTGGCCGCCTCCCGCGGATCCGGGGAAGCTCGCGCCGCCGCCACCTTGCTGCAGCTTGCCCATGAGGTAGGACAGGACGATCGGGGCGAGGATCGGCAGGAGCTTCTTGACGAGGGCCGAGCCCGCGCCGCCGCCGCCGGCCGCGCCGAGGCGGTTGACGACCTCGTCCTCGTTCGGGCCGAAGATGTGGTGCGTGATGGCCTCGCCGTCACGGGTGTCGACCGCGTTCAGGTCGATGCCGCCCTCGACGAGCGAGGGGTCGTGCTGCTGGAGCGCCTCGAGGAGCGAGGCTTCGCCGGCCGGGTTGGCCGCGTTGGCCTGGAGCCCGCCGAAGAGGGCGGGGAGCGCGGCCCGGGCCGCGGCGTCGACGGAGGCAGGGT
Proteins encoded:
- a CDS encoding DUF937 domain-containing protein yields the protein MSDIDRLLQQLPTDAIAAQLGEDPASVDAAARAALPALFGGLQANAANPAGEASLLEALQQHDPSLVEGGIDLNAVDTRDGEAITHHIFGPNEDEVVNRLGAAGGGGAGSALVKKLLPILAPIVLSYLMGKLQQGGGGASFPGSAGGGQGGREGGVLPGTNPPADTGAGPAAGPTGGGLGDILGSILGGAAGGAPTQQQGGMPSTGSILTDLLGGLLGGGRR